From a region of the Balaenoptera ricei isolate mBalRic1 chromosome 11, mBalRic1.hap2, whole genome shotgun sequence genome:
- the FAM240A gene encoding protein FAM240A, which yields MNNQYVRREVFCRNTCHELKRFWEREIGKQTYYRESEEHRLGRSALGKLREEWKQKLETKLRLQKNSDETEKRANVGQELH from the exons aTGAACAATCAGTACGTCCGCCGGGAGGTCTTCTGCCGGAACACCTGTCACGAGCTCAAACGCTTCTGGGAAAGAGAAATTGGCAAACAGACTTATTACCGAGAATCAGAAGAGCATCGCCTGGGAAGAAGTGCACTGGGAAA gCTCAGAGAAGAATGGAAgcagaaactggaaacaaagcTGAGACTACAGAAGAATTCAGATGAGACAGAAAAGCGGGCCAATGTTGGCCAAGAGCTTCACTGA